Sequence from the Betaproteobacteria bacterium genome:
GAGCAAGCTTTCCAAGGATGCCCGGGGCGCCTTGATGGAATGGCGCGCGGAGGGCGGCGCCGTGTTTTCCGAGGCACCCAGACTCGGGGACTGGGACTTGGTGGTGGACGCGTTGTTCGGCATTGGCTTGGAGCGGGATATAGCACCGCCCTACACCAGCCTCATTCATCTCATCAACCGGCAAACTTGCCCGCGCTTCGCCCTGGACATTCCGAGCGGACTACACGCCGATAGCGGTCGCGTGCTGGGACTCGCCGTGCAGGCTACCCACACCATGACTTTTCTGGGGCTCAAACCGGGACTGCTCACGCTGGATGGGCCGGACCATTGTGGCCAGGTGCTGGTGGACACCTTGGGCCTCGCATCGCTCCCGGCCCCTCGCGGCTGGACGATTGACGAAAGCATCTTGCGCGCTCTTCTGCCCAAGCGCCGCCTCAACACCCACAAGGGTAGCTTCGGCTCCCTGGGTCTCCTAGGCGGTGCGCCCGGAATGACGGGAGCCGTTTTGCTAGCGGGCAGGGCCGCGCTCAGGCTGGGTGCAGGGCGCGTCTACGCGGGCTTCCTGGGCCCCGCACCCCAGGTAGACCTGCTGAACCCGGAGCTGATGCTGCGCAATGCGGCTGACATCCTAGCTCTTCCCCACATCAGCGCCTATGCCGTGGGGCCAGGGTTTGGCACCTCCGAGGGGGCGCGGGACATCTTGCACCGGCTGTTACCGGCCGGGCGCCCCATGGTGATCGACGCCGATGCGCTTAACCTCATCGCCAGCGACACATCGCTGCGCGAGCAATGCCAAGCTCGCTCGGTGCCAACCATCGTGACACCGCATCCAGCGGAGGCGGCTCGCCTGCTAGGCGGTACGGTCGAGGAGGTCCAAGGTGACCGGGTGCCAGTGGCCATCACGCTGGCCAAGGATCTCACCGCCTATGTCGTATTAAAGGGGGCGGGGTCGGTGTGCGCTACCCCCGAAGGCCTTTGGTTCATCAACCGCTCGGGAAATCCAGGATTGGCTAGCGCCGGTTCGGGGGACGTGCTTACGGGATTTATCGGTGCGCTGCTCGCGCAAGGGGTGGAGGCGCAAAAGGCACTATTGGGCGCGGTTCAGCTTCACGGCAAAGCCGCCGATGTACTGGTGAGCAAGGGTATCGGACCTATTGGTCTCACGGCAAGCGAAACCATCGATGCCGCCCGCGACTTAATCAACCAGTCTTAGCCGAACAAGCTACCGCTGCGCTCGGCTTGCGCGGGGACCTGCATGTGCTGCTCTGGCACCAGCGAACTGGCACGCACGCCTAGCAATCGCAATCGCTGGCCGAGCGCCACTCGCCGGAGGCACTCCCGTGCCGCGCTTCGAATTCGCTGTGCGTCGCGGGTAGGCGTGTCCATCGTAGTATCGCGCGTGACGATGCGAAAATCCGCGTGGCGCAGTTTCACGCCGATGGTCTTGGCGGCGTAGCCCTTACGAGCAAGATCAGCGCTCAAACGCTCGCATAGATCCAGCAAGATAGTAGAGAGCGCTGCCCGGTCCGCCACTGGGTGCAAGTCGCGCTCGAATGTGGTTTCCCGGCTGATGGACTTCGGTTCGCTTTGCATCACCACGGGCCGGTCGTCGCGTCCGTGGGCGGCATCCAACAACCAGCGCGATTGGCGCCGGCCAAAGTGCGCGGCCAGCACCTCGATAGGCGCCGCGGCGAGTTGGCCGATGTTGTGTATGCCGAGCGCTTCGAGTTTCTCGCTCGCCCTTGGGCCCACTCCGTTAATTTTTCGAACCTCCAGAGGCCAGATACGCACCGCAAGATCGTCATGAC
This genomic interval carries:
- a CDS encoding NAD(P)H-hydrate dehydratase; amino-acid sequence: MEPIYRSHEIRDIEARAVINPDTPTLMERAGLAAAIYARDHLLQGKKRILVLAGPGNNGGDGFVAATHFRRWRFDVSVIFLGDESKLSKDARGALMEWRAEGGAVFSEAPRLGDWDLVVDALFGIGLERDIAPPYTSLIHLINRQTCPRFALDIPSGLHADSGRVLGLAVQATHTMTFLGLKPGLLTLDGPDHCGQVLVDTLGLASLPAPRGWTIDESILRALLPKRRLNTHKGSFGSLGLLGGAPGMTGAVLLAGRAALRLGAGRVYAGFLGPAPQVDLLNPELMLRNAADILALPHISAYAVGPGFGTSEGARDILHRLLPAGRPMVIDADALNLIASDTSLREQCQARSVPTIVTPHPAEAARLLGGTVEEVQGDRVPVAITLAKDLTAYVVLKGAGSVCATPEGLWFINRSGNPGLASAGSGDVLTGFIGALLAQGVEAQKALLGAVQLHGKAADVLVSKGIGPIGLTASETIDAARDLINQS
- a CDS encoding DNA polymerase IV, translating into MGADSNQSVKRRIAHLDMDAFYASVELLRYPQLKGLPVVIGGARARARVTPEQPVAEFPRLRDYAGRGVATTATYEARALGVHSAMGLMKAAALAPHAILLPADFDEYRRFSRLFKAAVAQVAPHIEDRGIDEIYIDLTEVGGDTVKLAQRIKDSVRAATGLSCSIGVTPNKLLSKIASELDKPDGLTVLGHDDLAVRIWPLEVRKINGVGPRASEKLEALGIHNIGQLAAAPIEVLAAHFGRRQSRWLLDAAHGRDDRPVVMQSEPKSISRETTFERDLHPVADRAALSTILLDLCERLSADLARKGYAAKTIGVKLRHADFRIVTRDTTMDTPTRDAQRIRSAARECLRRVALGQRLRLLGVRASSLVPEQHMQVPAQAERSGSLFG